In Clostridia bacterium, the following are encoded in one genomic region:
- a CDS encoding indolepyruvate oxidoreductase subunit beta produces MQETTSVLLAGVGGQGIILAGRVFSQLLLNSDCDVKMSEIHGMAQRGGSVTTHVRYGERVSAPTISPGQADVILAFEAMEAARMAHWLRPGGVMVANTRRIPSLPILIAKETYPEDLPARLSARGISAHWLDAYTTAVGLGNSKAENVVLLGAFSTVLPFAESAWRQAIAQVVPAKAVELNLVAFAAGRELA; encoded by the coding sequence ATGCAGGAGACTACTAGTGTTCTTCTGGCTGGAGTCGGCGGGCAGGGCATAATACTCGCAGGCCGAGTCTTCTCCCAGCTTCTGCTGAATTCGGATTGTGATGTGAAGATGTCGGAAATCCATGGCATGGCCCAGCGTGGCGGGAGTGTCACGACACACGTCCGCTACGGCGAACGCGTGTCCGCTCCCACGATTTCCCCGGGCCAGGCCGATGTGATCCTCGCCTTCGAAGCGATGGAAGCGGCCAGGATGGCCCACTGGCTCAGGCCCGGAGGTGTGATGGTCGCCAACACCAGGCGCATCCCTTCCCTACCCATCCTGATCGCGAAGGAAACCTACCCTGAGGATCTTCCTGCACGCCTTTCGGCGCGTGGCATTTCGGCTCACTGGCTCGACGCCTATACTACCGCAGTCGGGCTCGGGAACAGTAAGGCGGAGAACGTTGTGCTGCTAGGGGCGTTTTCGACAGTGCTGCCCTTTGCCGAAAGCGCGTGGCGGCAGGCAATTGCACAGGTCGTGCCCGCGAAAGCCGTGGAACTCAATCTTGTCGCGTTTGCCGCCGGGAGGGAACTCGCGTGA